The sequence AGGCCTGCATCGAAGAGTGCCCCGTCGACTGCATCTATGAGGGCCAGCGGTCCTTGTACATCCACCCGGACGAGTGTGTCGACTGCGGAGCCTGCGAGCCGGTCTGCCCGGTGGAAGCGATCTTCTACGAGGACGACACTCCGGACGAGTGGAAGGACTACTACAAGGCGAATGTCGAGTTCTTCGACGACCTCGGATCGCCGGGTGGTGCCTCCAAGCTGGGCCTGATCGAGCGCGACCACGCGTTCATCGCCGCGCTGCCGCCGCAGAACCAGTAACAGCGCCCCGGCACGTGCGCCACCCCGGTCCCGTACGGCTCGTCGCCGTGCGGGACCGAGGTGTTTCCCGCGGCCCCTTCCGGGCCGCCCGCGTGTACCCCGTACGAGAAAGCAGAGAGCCGTGTCCGCAGTCTCCTCCCGCCTCCCGGTCTTCCCCTGGGACAAGCTGGCGCCCTACAAGTCGACGGCCGAGGCCCACCCGGACGGCATCGTGGACCTGTCCGTCGGCACACCGGTCGATCCGGTGCCCGAGCTGATCCGCGAGGCGCTCGTCGCGGCCGCGGACAGCCCCGGCTATCCGACGGTGTGGGGGACGGCCGCGCTGCGCGACGCGCTCACCGGCTGGGTGGAGCGGCGGCTCGGCGCGGTCTCGGTGGCCCACGAGAACGTGCTGCCCGTTGTCGGCTCCAAGGAACTGGTGGCCTGGCTGCCGACCCAGCTCGGCCTCGGCGCCGGCGACAAGGTCGCCCACCCGCGGCTCGCCTACCCGACGTACGAGGTCGGCGCCCGGCTCTGCGGCGCCGAGCCCGTCGCCTACGACGACCCGACCGAGCTGGACCCGGCCGGGCTGAAGCTGCTCTGGCTCAACTCCCCGTCCAACCCGACCGGCCGGGTCCTCGCCAAGGACGAACTGACCCGGATCGTCGCCTGGGCGCGCGAGCACGGCGTACTGGTCTTCAGCGACGAGTGTTACCTGGAGCTGGGCTGGGAAGCGGAACCGGTCTCCGTGCTCCACCCGGACGTTTGCGGCGGCAGTTACGAGGGCACCGTCGCCGTCCACTCGCTCTCCAAGCGGTCCAACCTGGCCGGCTACCGCGCCGCGTTCATCGCGGGCGACGCGGCCGTGCTGGGCGACCTGCTGCTGATCCGCAAGCACGGCGGGATGATGACGCCCGCGCCCGTCCAGGCCGCGACCGTCGCCGCTCTCGGCGACGACACGCACGTCGCCGAGCAGCGCACCCGCTACGCGGACCGGCGCGCCGCCCTGCGCACGGCCCTGGAGGCGCACGGCTTCCGGATCGAGCACAGCGAGGCGAGTCTCTACCTGTGGGCGACCCGCGACGAACCGTGCTGGGACACCGTGGCGTACCTGGCGGAGCTGGGCATCCTGGTGGCGCCCGGCGACTTCTACGGACCGGCGGGCGACCGCTTCGTGCGCGTGGCGTTCACGGCCACCGACGAGCGCGTGGCGGGCGCGGTCAAGCGGCTGGGCTGAGCCCTTCGGGGACGGCGTGCGTGAGGGCCCCGGGAGTGCGCACTCCCGGGGCCCTCACGCATGGCTACGAAACCGGCAGGGCCTCAGCCGAGCGGCAGGCCCTTGGTGAGGGCGTCGGTGGGCAGGCCGCCCTCGGCGGTCTTGGAGACGGTGCCGACGGCGTCGCCGTCAGCCGCGCCCTTGGTGGTCCTGGTGACGTTCTTCGCGGCGGGGGCGGCCTTGGTGCCGACGTCCCCGAGGGTCTTGCTCGCCACCGGAAGCGTGGTGCCGACGACCTTGCCGCCGGCCTTGCCCGCGGTGTCGGAGGCCGGCTGGGCCGCGCCTTCGACCGTCTTACCGAGACCGGAACCCTCGACGCTGGTGAGACCGCCGAGGTCCGGGGCCTGCGGGAGCTCCGCGGCACCCGCGGCGCCGGCCGCACCGACCACGGGGGCCGCACCCGCCGCGATCAGCAGCGCGGTACGGGCGATCCGACGGGTCAGGGGGAGGGACATGATGCTCCTTCGACGGGAGGGAAATTCGGGCTGTCCGTGGGTCGGACGCCATGACAACCGTCGTGGGGGCGGGTGAGGTTGCGGTGCGACGACGTAAAGAGTGAGTAATGCGTCGGATAATCCTCAGCGGAGGAACCCGGGCAAACGCAGCATTCCGCGATCACCCGCCGAACCGTCACTCCCCGTGCGGCACAAGGGAATCGGGGGAGCGGAGAGACGGGCCGGGCACCCCCGCGCCGGGGGTATCCGCACGGGCCAGGGTCCCCCCGCGCGGATGACACCTCGTACGCACGCGCGGGCGTCGGACGGGCCCTATCGCACGAGGCGCATCCGGACCTCGGCGGTGTCGGATTCCGTGCGCTTCGACTCCTCGCGCTCCGTGTGCCAGCCCGATCCGGCGCTCCACACCCGGCCCCCGTACGCCACCTCATCGATGCCCAGCGCCTCGGACTGGGCCACCGCCCAGTGCGCCAGCTCCCAGCCCCGCTGCGGCGCACCGTCCCGGGCGGCACGGCGGTCGGCCCGCACCGGCACCGTGAGCGCGCCCGAGGCCGACGCGCCCGCCGTGGGCGCGGGCCCCGGCAGCACCTTCTCGCCGAAGGCCCGCACCAGGGCGGCCCGCACCTTCGACGCGTCGCCCGTCCCGGCCGTGGACCGCGGCGGCTCGCAGTCCAGCGCGCCCGGCGTGCGCCCGGTCAGCGCGGCGGCCAGCAGCGCGGCGTCCGGCTCGTGCTTCGCGTACGCCTGCGGGAAGCCGCTGCGCTGGACGCGCTGCGCGGCCTCGGTCAGCGGCAGCCGCGAATAGCCGGGCACCTCGGCCAGGTGCGCGTAGAACTTCCCGGCCGCGTACACCGGGTCCATGACCTCCTTCTCGCTGCCCCAGCCCTGCGAGGGGCGCTGCTGGAACAGCCCCAGCGAATCCCGGTCGCCGTGGTCGAGGTTGCGCAGCCCGGACTCCTGCAACGCCGTCGCCAGCGCGATCGTCACCGCCCGCTCCGGCATCCCGCGCGTGGTGCCGACCGCGGAGATCGTCGCCGCGTTCGCGGCCTGCTCGGGCGTCAGCCGGTACGTGCCGTCCGCCGACCGCACCGTGCACTGATCGGACCCCCGGCCGCCCGAAACGTACTGGAAGGTCAGATATCCACCCACCGCGACAAGCACCCCGAAGGCCGCCGCGATCCGCAGCCGGCGGCTGCGGCCGGGGCGTGGGCGGTCAGCGGGAACGGTCCTGGGCACGGGGTCACCGTACGACAGACGCTAGGGTCGTAGCCATGGCCGAAAGCACGCTTGACCTCACCCTGGACGGACCCGCGCTCACCGCCGCGCTCGTCGACTTCCCCTCGGTCAGCGGGGAGGAGAAGGACCTGGCCGACGCCATCGAGTCGGCGCTGCGGCCGCTGCCGCACCTGACGGTCGAGCGGTACGGGAACAACGTCGTGGCCAGGACGAATCTCGGCCGCTCCGAACGCGTCATCCTGGCCGGTCACATCGACACCGTGCCGATCGCCGACAACGTGCCCTCCCGGCTCGACGCCGACGGCCTGCTCTGGGGCTGCGGCACCTCCGACATGAAGTCCGGCGTCGCCGTCCAGCTGCGGATCGCCGCCACCGTGCCCGAGCCCAACCGCGACCTCACCTTCGTCTTCTACGACAACGAGGAGGTCGCCGCCCACCTCAACGGCCTCGGCCACATCGCCGACGCCCACCCCGACTGGCTGGCGGGCGACTTCGCCGTCCTCCTGGAGGGCTCCAACGGAGAGGTCGAGGGCGGCTGCCAGGGCACCCTGCGCGTCTTCCTCCACCTCGACGGCGAGCGGGCGCACTCCGCGCGCAGCTGGAGGGGGTCCAACGCCATCCACGCCGCCGCCCCGGTCCTCGCCCGCCTCGCGGCCTACGAGCCGCGCCGGCCGGTGATCGACGGCCTGGAGTACCACGAGGGCCTCAACGCCGTACGCGTCGAGGGCGGCGTCGCCAACAACGTCATCCCCGACGCCTGCACGGTCGTCGTCAACTACCGCTACGCCCCCGACCTCGGCCAGGAAGAGGCCCTGGCCCACGTCCGTGAGGTCTTCGACGGCTGCGGCGTCGCCGAGTTCACCGTCGACGACCACTCCGGCGCGGCCATGCCCGGCCTCTCCCACCCGGCGGCCAAGGCGTTCATGGACGCGGTCGGCGGCACCGCCCGCCCCAAGTTCGGCTGGACGGACGTCGCCCGCTTCGGCTCCCTCGGCGTCCCCGCGGTGAACTACGGCCCCGGCGACCCGATCCTCGCCCACAAGCGCGACGAGCACGTGAAGGTCGAGCGCATCACCCACTGCGAGGACCGTCTGCGCTCCTGGCTCACCGCCTGACCCACGATCCGACCTCCCGCATTCCTCCGCCCTTAACCCGCGGCGATCTACGCTGGCACGAGACGGAGGCGCCGCAGAGCGCCTCCGACGTCGGCGGAGGGAGCAGGTCATGGGCAATCCCGAGGATGCGCGCATTCCCGAGGGTGCGGAGATCCCCGAGGGCGCGGTACTGCCCGAGGAGCAGCGGCTCGGCCCGGTACTGCGCCGCAGGGACCAGGTACAGCCCGGCACGACCGATCAGCGGCTGCTGGACTCCGAGGACGACTCCGAGTGGGTGCACACCGACCCGTGGCGGGTGATGCGCATCCAGTCGGAGTTCGTCGAGGGCTTCGGCGCGCTCGCCGAACTGCCGAGCGCCATCAGCGTCTTCGGCTCGGCCCGCACCCCGGCCGGGGCGCCGGAGTACGAGGCGGGCGTACGGATCGGCCGGGCGCTGGTCGACGCGGGCTTCGCGGTCATCACGGGGGGCGGTCCCGGCGCGATGGAGGCGGCGAACAAGGGGGCGCGCGAGGCGAAGGGCGTCTCGGTCGGCCTCGGCATCGAGCTGCCCTTCGAGTCCGGCCTCAACCAGCACGTCGACATCGGCGTCAACTTCCGCTACTTCTTCGTCCGCAAGACGATGTTCGTGAAGTACGCCCAGGGCTTCGTCGTCCTGCCCGGCGGCCTGGGCACCCTGGACGAACTCTTCGAGGCGCTGACCCTCGTCCAGACCGGCAAGGTCACCCGCTTCCCGATCGTCCTGTTCGGCACGGCCTACTGGGGCGGCCTGGTCGACTGGCTGCGCGACACGGTGGTGGCCCAGGGCAAGGCCTCGGAGAAGGACCTCCTGCTCTTCCACGTGACGGACGACGTGGACGAGGCGGTGGCCCTGGTCACGAAGGAGGTCGGCCGCTGAGCCCGGGGGCGCTGCCCCCGGACCCCTGCTCCTCAATCGCCGGAGGGGCTGGATCTCGCCCACCGGCGGAGGCGAATTCAAGCCCCTCCGGCGCTTGAGGAGCGGGGCCCGGGGCAGCGCCCCGGTTCCGGGAAGGGGCGGGTAGGGGAACAGGCCCACCCGCAGGCGCCCCCACCCGCAGGCGCCCCCACCCGCGGGCGCGACGCCCGCCCCGCCCCGCCTACGCCAACCCTCGCCGCGCGACCGCCGGCGCCCGCCACCCCGCGATGGACGCCACCATGTCCAGAACCTCCCGCGTCTCGCCCACCTCATGCACCCGGTACACCCGCGCCCCCAGCCACGCCGACACCGCCGTCGTCGCCAGCGTCCCGAGCAGCCGCTCCTTCACCGGCCGGTCCAGCGTCTCGCCCACGAAGTCCTTGTTGGAGAGCGAGACCAGCACCGGCCACCCCGTCTCCGTCATCTCGCCGAGCCGGCGCGTCGCCTCCAGCGAGTGCCGGGTGTTCTTCCCGAAGTCGTGACCGGGGTCGATCATGATCCCGTCCGGCCGGACCCCGAGCTTCACGGCCCGCTCGGCCAGCCCCACGGTCACCCCGAGGATGTCGGCCATCACGTCCTCGTACCCCACCCGGTGCGGCCGGGTCCGCGGCTCCGCGCCCCCGGCATGCGTGCAGACGAGCCCCGCCCCGTACCGCGCGGCGACCTCCGCCAGCTTCGGGTCCACCCCGCCCCACGCGTCGTTCAGCAGATCCGCCCCGGCCTCGCAGACCGCCTCGCCGACCTCGTGGCGCCAGGTGTCGACGCTGATCACCACGTCCGGGTGACGGCGGCGCACCTCGGCGACGAACCCCACCGTGCGGCGGGCCTCCTCCTCGGCGGTGACCTCCT comes from Streptomyces sp. Mut1 and encodes:
- the fdxA gene encoding ferredoxin, with translation MTYVIAQPCVDVKDKACIEECPVDCIYEGQRSLYIHPDECVDCGACEPVCPVEAIFYEDDTPDEWKDYYKANVEFFDDLGSPGGASKLGLIERDHAFIAALPPQNQ
- the dapC gene encoding succinyldiaminopimelate transaminase, producing MSAVSSRLPVFPWDKLAPYKSTAEAHPDGIVDLSVGTPVDPVPELIREALVAAADSPGYPTVWGTAALRDALTGWVERRLGAVSVAHENVLPVVGSKELVAWLPTQLGLGAGDKVAHPRLAYPTYEVGARLCGAEPVAYDDPTELDPAGLKLLWLNSPSNPTGRVLAKDELTRIVAWAREHGVLVFSDECYLELGWEAEPVSVLHPDVCGGSYEGTVAVHSLSKRSNLAGYRAAFIAGDAAVLGDLLLIRKHGGMMTPAPVQAATVAALGDDTHVAEQRTRYADRRAALRTALEAHGFRIEHSEASLYLWATRDEPCWDTVAYLAELGILVAPGDFYGPAGDRFVRVAFTATDERVAGAVKRLG
- a CDS encoding ATP-binding protein, yielding MSLPLTRRIARTALLIAAGAAPVVGAAGAAGAAELPQAPDLGGLTSVEGSGLGKTVEGAAQPASDTAGKAGGKVVGTTLPVASKTLGDVGTKAAPAAKNVTRTTKGAADGDAVGTVSKTAEGGLPTDALTKGLPLG
- the dapE gene encoding succinyl-diaminopimelate desuccinylase gives rise to the protein MAESTLDLTLDGPALTAALVDFPSVSGEEKDLADAIESALRPLPHLTVERYGNNVVARTNLGRSERVILAGHIDTVPIADNVPSRLDADGLLWGCGTSDMKSGVAVQLRIAATVPEPNRDLTFVFYDNEEVAAHLNGLGHIADAHPDWLAGDFAVLLEGSNGEVEGGCQGTLRVFLHLDGERAHSARSWRGSNAIHAAAPVLARLAAYEPRRPVIDGLEYHEGLNAVRVEGGVANNVIPDACTVVVNYRYAPDLGQEEALAHVREVFDGCGVAEFTVDDHSGAAMPGLSHPAAKAFMDAVGGTARPKFGWTDVARFGSLGVPAVNYGPGDPILAHKRDEHVKVERITHCEDRLRSWLTA
- a CDS encoding LOG family protein, whose translation is MGNPEDARIPEGAEIPEGAVLPEEQRLGPVLRRRDQVQPGTTDQRLLDSEDDSEWVHTDPWRVMRIQSEFVEGFGALAELPSAISVFGSARTPAGAPEYEAGVRIGRALVDAGFAVITGGGPGAMEAANKGAREAKGVSVGLGIELPFESGLNQHVDIGVNFRYFFVRKTMFVKYAQGFVVLPGGLGTLDELFEALTLVQTGKVTRFPIVLFGTAYWGGLVDWLRDTVVAQGKASEKDLLLFHVTDDVDEAVALVTKEVGR
- the folP gene encoding dihydropteroate synthase, with the protein product MASGALRLGRREFGAHEPVIMAIVNRTPDSFYDRGATFRDEPALARVEQAVADGAAIIDIGGVKAGPGEEVTAEEEARRTVGFVAEVRRRHPDVVISVDTWRHEVGEAVCEAGADLLNDAWGGVDPKLAEVAARYGAGLVCTHAGGAEPRTRPHRVGYEDVMADILGVTVGLAERAVKLGVRPDGIMIDPGHDFGKNTRHSLEATRRLGEMTETGWPVLVSLSNKDFVGETLDRPVKERLLGTLATTAVSAWLGARVYRVHEVGETREVLDMVASIAGWRAPAVARRGLA